The following proteins are co-located in the Mesorhizobium australicum WSM2073 genome:
- a CDS encoding response regulator, with product MRDLRGLHLLIVEDEWSMAGDLARFFSNMGAIILGPAATVEQASEHTDQAEAAILDVNLNGRRVFPIADKLMRRGIPFVFFSGDNDIAIPEHLRYASNLRKSSGSKAVFNALFPPQASEQADISVPSPPDDVFTLLPKLRLAARLLLGDVNASDRLVERTLEQAIRDVDHRQLGQSTENWLNDVMREVAKARGAKLMH from the coding sequence GTGCGCGATCTGCGGGGGTTGCATCTTCTGATTGTCGAAGACGAATGGTCGATGGCTGGAGATCTTGCGAGGTTTTTCAGCAACATGGGTGCTATCATTCTCGGGCCCGCCGCTACCGTCGAGCAGGCGTCTGAACATACCGATCAAGCCGAAGCTGCAATCCTGGACGTCAATCTCAACGGCCGACGTGTGTTTCCGATCGCCGACAAGTTGATGCGCCGCGGTATCCCCTTCGTATTCTTCAGCGGCGACAACGACATCGCCATCCCCGAGCATCTCCGTTACGCCAGCAATTTGCGGAAATCCTCGGGCAGCAAGGCTGTGTTCAATGCCCTTTTTCCGCCGCAGGCATCCGAACAAGCGGACATCTCCGTGCCCTCCCCGCCAGACGACGTTTTCACCCTTTTGCCCAAACTGCGCCTCGCGGCGCGTCTTCTGCTGGGAGACGTCAACGCATCGGACCGGCTGGTCGAGAGGACACTCGAGCAAGCGATCCGGGACGTCGACCACCGGCAGCTTGGCCAGTCCACCGAAAACTGGCTCAACGACGTCATGCGAGAAGTGGCCAAAGCCCGCGGCGCAAAGCTGATGCATTGA
- a CDS encoding CheR family methyltransferase produces MSVGRKGGHAVTARSIKFPIVGIGASAGGIPAMEGLFKGITDRPGMAFVIITHLSPKRNSLLHEVIDRYTEMPVVVVEDGVAVEPDHVYVMPENVTLVIENGVLHLRRPNGLTQERKPVDIFFSALADDQGEYSVGVILSGGDSDGTLGVKAIKERGGLTVAQAPDGYGPRNPDMPQSAIASGLIDVAVPAEEIGAKLEAYARGFDMLDGLTNEEDDHAADIDKVREQIYGILRSHSGHDFSGYKTKTFLRRIKRRMQIAQIQSINGYIDWLKKDPREVMNLFRDLLINVTNFFRDPDAFELLEQKIIPRLFEGKTATDTVRVWVPGCATGEEVFSIGILLREHMETLSAVPRVQIFATDIDEPALAVARAARYPEALMQGLSPERKQRFFNGDGESYVISNEIRELCIFSPHSVIRDPPFSRMDLVSCRNLLIYFGPAIQSRVLPVFHYSLKPGGYLFLGTSESVGQHENLFATVDKKHRLFQAREHASPHIRLPALIGDVHSGVFPAETAGLKKGTVGYPLRQAVEAQVLERFAPPHVLVNAEGDVVYYSARTGRYLEAPQGIPSRQLLTMARRGLRLDLRAALREATTTRRTVVRDNLAVEEDDERVQPIRLTIEPLAERGNGEPLYLVLFEPSGPTQARSDEAGGGRDSDSTADLERELRDTRERLQSTIEEYETALEEVKSSNEELVSVNEEAQSTNEELEASKEEMQSLNEELNTINAELTSKIEELDHANSDLRNLFESTDIATIFLDRSLVVRTFTPAASSFFSLRPSDVGRPLTDLSSQLDYPELKQHIDKVFETGETLNHHLARDSRGLFHMVRINPYRDKGNRIQGVVVTLVDVTTLARAEEHQQVLISELNHRVKNMLAVIASIANRTRDSSDTKEEFAEALIGRLHAMSRAYGLLTRERWKEASVKELLHQELEPFGIERIELDGDDVRLGPQQGLSLSMAIHELATNAAKYGALSKPRGRIGVRWAMDGDNFTLGWREKDGPPVKEPLNNGFGLNLLKGEIGYRLGGQVDTSFHKEGLEVQIAFSANHKDAP; encoded by the coding sequence ATGTCGGTCGGGCGAAAGGGGGGACATGCCGTGACAGCCCGATCAATCAAGTTCCCCATCGTCGGCATCGGTGCGTCCGCTGGTGGCATTCCCGCAATGGAAGGGCTTTTCAAGGGCATCACCGACCGGCCCGGCATGGCGTTCGTGATCATCACGCACCTCAGTCCCAAGCGCAACAGCCTGCTTCACGAGGTCATCGACCGCTACACCGAGATGCCTGTCGTGGTGGTCGAGGACGGCGTGGCCGTCGAACCCGACCACGTCTATGTGATGCCGGAAAACGTCACTCTGGTCATCGAGAATGGCGTGCTGCACCTGCGGCGCCCCAATGGGCTTACCCAAGAGCGCAAACCTGTCGATATCTTCTTCAGCGCACTGGCCGACGACCAGGGCGAATACTCGGTCGGCGTGATTCTGTCGGGCGGTGATTCCGATGGCACCCTGGGCGTGAAGGCGATCAAGGAGCGGGGCGGGCTCACCGTCGCGCAAGCGCCGGACGGCTATGGTCCGCGCAATCCCGACATGCCGCAGAGCGCCATTGCCAGCGGGCTCATCGATGTTGCCGTGCCCGCCGAGGAGATTGGGGCGAAGCTCGAGGCTTACGCCAGGGGCTTCGACATGCTGGACGGGCTGACGAACGAAGAGGACGACCATGCGGCCGACATAGATAAGGTCCGCGAACAGATATACGGCATTTTGCGCAGCCACTCCGGCCACGACTTTTCAGGCTATAAAACCAAGACATTCCTGCGCCGCATCAAGCGGCGCATGCAGATCGCCCAGATACAGTCCATCAATGGCTATATCGACTGGCTGAAGAAGGACCCTCGCGAGGTGATGAACCTGTTTCGCGATCTGCTGATCAATGTCACCAACTTCTTCCGCGATCCCGATGCCTTCGAATTGCTGGAGCAAAAGATCATCCCGCGGCTGTTCGAGGGCAAGACCGCGACCGATACGGTCAGGGTCTGGGTTCCCGGCTGCGCCACCGGCGAGGAGGTGTTCTCCATCGGCATCCTGCTGCGTGAACACATGGAAACGCTTTCAGCCGTTCCGCGCGTCCAGATATTCGCCACCGACATAGACGAGCCGGCCCTGGCCGTGGCGCGCGCCGCACGCTATCCCGAGGCCTTGATGCAGGGTCTTTCCCCGGAGCGCAAACAGCGGTTTTTCAACGGCGATGGCGAAAGCTACGTCATCAGCAACGAGATCCGGGAACTGTGCATCTTCTCGCCGCACAGCGTCATCCGCGATCCGCCCTTCTCGCGCATGGATCTGGTTTCGTGCCGCAATCTGCTGATCTATTTCGGCCCAGCCATTCAAAGTCGCGTTCTTCCTGTCTTCCACTATTCGCTGAAGCCGGGTGGCTATCTTTTCCTCGGCACGTCCGAAAGCGTTGGGCAGCACGAAAATCTGTTCGCCACCGTCGACAAGAAGCATCGCCTCTTCCAAGCACGGGAGCATGCCTCGCCACATATCAGGCTGCCGGCGCTGATCGGGGATGTCCATTCCGGCGTCTTTCCCGCCGAAACCGCCGGCTTGAAGAAGGGCACGGTCGGCTATCCGCTGCGCCAGGCTGTCGAGGCGCAGGTGCTGGAGCGGTTCGCGCCGCCGCATGTCCTCGTCAACGCCGAAGGCGACGTCGTCTACTATTCGGCGAGGACCGGAAGATACCTCGAAGCGCCGCAAGGCATCCCCAGCCGGCAGTTGCTGACGATGGCGCGCCGCGGGCTTCGCCTGGACCTGCGCGCCGCATTGAGGGAGGCGACGACGACACGCCGCACTGTTGTGCGGGACAATCTCGCCGTCGAGGAAGACGACGAACGCGTCCAACCGATCAGGCTGACCATCGAACCCCTGGCCGAGAGGGGCAATGGTGAGCCGCTTTACCTTGTCCTCTTCGAGCCGTCGGGCCCGACCCAGGCCCGATCCGATGAGGCCGGGGGCGGCCGTGACAGCGACAGCACCGCCGATCTTGAGCGGGAACTGCGCGACACAAGAGAGCGCCTTCAATCCACCATAGAGGAATACGAGACGGCCCTCGAAGAGGTGAAATCGTCGAACGAGGAACTCGTCTCCGTCAACGAAGAGGCGCAATCCACCAACGAGGAACTTGAAGCGTCCAAGGAAGAGATGCAGTCGCTCAACGAAGAGCTCAACACGATCAACGCGGAGTTGACCAGCAAGATAGAAGAGCTCGATCACGCCAACAGCGATCTGCGCAATCTGTTCGAAAGCACCGACATCGCGACCATTTTTCTCGACCGCAGTCTTGTGGTGCGGACCTTCACGCCGGCGGCCTCGTCCTTCTTCAGTCTGCGCCCCTCCGACGTCGGCCGACCGCTGACGGATCTGTCGAGCCAACTCGATTATCCCGAGTTGAAGCAGCACATCGACAAGGTGTTCGAGACAGGCGAGACCCTGAACCACCATCTTGCGCGCGATTCCAGGGGCCTGTTTCACATGGTCCGCATCAATCCCTATCGGGACAAGGGCAACAGGATACAGGGCGTCGTGGTGACACTGGTCGACGTCACCACCCTGGCGCGGGCGGAAGAGCATCAGCAGGTGCTCATCTCGGAGCTCAACCATCGCGTCAAGAACATGCTGGCGGTGATCGCCAGCATCGCCAACCGGACGCGGGACAGTTCGGATACGAAAGAAGAGTTCGCGGAGGCCTTGATCGGCCGGCTGCATGCCATGTCCCGGGCCTACGGATTGCTGACCCGCGAGAGGTGGAAAGAAGCTTCGGTCAAGGAACTGCTCCACCAGGAACTCGAGCCGTTCGGCATCGAACGGATCGAACTCGATGGCGACGATGTTAGACTCGGCCCGCAACAGGGGCTTTCCCTCAGTATGGCCATCCATGAACTGGCAACCAACGCGGCCAAGTATGGCGCCCTGTCCAAGCCTCGAGGCAGGATTGGTGTCAGATGGGCGATGGACGGCGATAATTTCACGCTTGGCTGGCGCGAAAAGGACGGCCCTCCGGTCAAGGAGCCGTTGAACAACGGCTTTGGCCTGAACCTGTTGAAGGGGGAAATCGGCTACAGGCTCGGGGGCCAGGTCGACACCTCCTTCCACAAGGAAGGTCTTGAGGTCCAGATCGCTTTTTCGGCAAACCACAAGGACGCGCCGTGA
- a CDS encoding SDR family NAD(P)-dependent oxidoreductase, whose protein sequence is MTNAKLAVVTGASSGIGRELAKLCAKDGYNLVIAADEPAVQQAAEALASHDVTVEAVEADLASVEGVDQLIARVGDRDIDLLFLNAGRGLGDGFLDQDWQKVRRVIDTNITGTVYLAHELGARMARRGRGRILFTGSIAGFMPGTFQAVYNGTKAFIDSFSIALRHEMRDTGVTVTVLMPGATQTRFFERAEMMDTKVGTDEKDNPADVARTGYEAMMAGEEQVISGWKNKLQVAAAHITPAGTLAEQHRKMAEPGSASRD, encoded by the coding sequence ATGACCAATGCAAAGCTGGCCGTGGTGACGGGCGCATCGAGCGGCATCGGGAGGGAACTTGCCAAACTATGCGCCAAGGACGGCTATAATCTGGTCATAGCCGCCGACGAGCCCGCGGTCCAACAGGCGGCCGAGGCTCTGGCTTCGCATGATGTGACCGTTGAAGCCGTCGAGGCAGATCTGGCATCCGTCGAAGGCGTCGATCAACTCATTGCGCGGGTCGGCGATCGCGACATCGACCTTCTGTTCCTGAACGCCGGACGCGGCCTCGGCGACGGCTTTCTCGACCAGGACTGGCAGAAGGTTCGCCGGGTCATCGACACCAACATCACCGGCACGGTCTACCTTGCGCATGAGCTCGGCGCCAGGATGGCACGCCGCGGCCGTGGCCGAATTCTGTTCACCGGATCGATTGCCGGCTTCATGCCCGGCACTTTCCAGGCCGTCTACAACGGCACCAAGGCGTTCATCGATTCCTTCTCGATCGCGCTGCGCCATGAGATGCGGGACACCGGCGTCACAGTCACGGTGCTGATGCCCGGGGCGACGCAAACGCGGTTCTTCGAACGCGCCGAAATGATGGATACCAAGGTCGGCACCGACGAGAAGGACAATCCGGCAGATGTCGCCAGAACCGGTTATGAGGCGATGATGGCGGGAGAGGAACAAGTGATCAGCGGCTGGAAGAACAAGCTGCAGGTCGCCGCCGCGCATATCACTCCGGCAGGTACGCTGGCCGAACAGCACCGCAAAATGGCCGAGCCGGGTTCAGCGTCCAGAGACTGA
- a CDS encoding NAD-dependent epimerase/dehydratase family protein, whose product MSPGARNRREAPVAIVGGSGFIGSNLADSLLSDGEPVLVVDNLSRPGVEQNLQWLAQKHGGRLTVETIDVRDANALAPILMRSKAIFHLAAQTAVTTSLVRPDEDFDINLRGTFNVLEAARLSSERIPVIFASTNKVYGSLPDVAVRADDDRYIPCDSAIQAGGIDEARGLDFCTPYGCSKGAADQYVLDYAKSYGMPTAVLRMSCIYGPRQFGTEDQGWVAHFLLSALTGREITIYGDGRQVRDILHVSDAVAAYRAVLDGIEITKGQAFNLGGGPENALSLRMLLSEIRSLTGRELSVRHDGERTGDQPFFVADTRKIETALGWKAQVAWREGIRDLADWLQRHRLEPRPEAVRYVA is encoded by the coding sequence ATGAGCCCGGGCGCACGCAACCGACGCGAAGCGCCGGTCGCCATCGTCGGCGGCAGCGGCTTCATAGGATCAAACCTGGCCGACAGCCTGTTGTCGGATGGCGAGCCAGTGCTGGTGGTCGACAATCTCAGCCGTCCCGGCGTCGAACAGAACCTGCAATGGCTCGCACAGAAACACGGTGGCCGCCTAACGGTCGAGACCATCGATGTGCGGGACGCCAATGCCCTGGCCCCGATTCTCATGAGATCCAAGGCGATTTTCCATCTGGCCGCGCAGACGGCCGTCACCACGAGCCTGGTCCGGCCGGACGAGGATTTCGACATCAATCTTCGCGGAACGTTCAACGTGCTGGAAGCGGCGCGGCTGAGCAGCGAGCGCATCCCGGTGATTTTCGCCAGCACCAACAAGGTTTACGGCAGCCTCCCCGACGTCGCGGTTCGCGCGGACGACGACCGCTACATACCTTGCGATAGCGCGATCCAGGCCGGCGGGATCGACGAGGCTCGCGGCCTCGATTTCTGCACACCCTATGGCTGCTCCAAGGGCGCGGCGGACCAATATGTGCTCGACTACGCCAAATCCTACGGCATGCCCACGGCGGTGCTGCGGATGAGCTGCATCTACGGACCGCGCCAGTTTGGAACCGAGGACCAGGGTTGGGTAGCGCACTTCCTGCTCAGCGCCCTGACGGGACGGGAAATCACCATCTACGGCGATGGCAGGCAGGTGCGTGACATCCTGCACGTTTCCGACGCGGTCGCCGCCTACAGGGCCGTGCTGGACGGCATCGAGATCACCAAGGGCCAGGCATTCAATCTTGGCGGCGGACCAGAAAATGCGCTCAGCCTGCGTATGCTGTTGAGTGAGATCCGCAGCCTGACCGGTCGCGAGCTCTCGGTCCGCCACGATGGGGAACGGACCGGCGACCAGCCCTTCTTCGTCGCCGATACCCGCAAGATCGAAACCGCGCTTGGCTGGAAGGCGCAGGTTGCGTGGCGCGAGGGCATTCGCGATCTCGCCGACTGGCTGCAGCGCCACCGGCTTGAGCCCCGCCCCGAAGCCGTGAGGTACGTCGCATGA
- a CDS encoding response regulator, whose amino-acid sequence MVEDEWLIAEDVASDLRAAGYPVVGPVSSVAAALRLVEADKVDMALLDVQLNAETSLPIAEILLTRGTPFAFVTGYGRGDLPARFRNCKFVAKPASEAAILTAVADLASLRAKKP is encoded by the coding sequence GTGGTTGAGGACGAGTGGCTGATCGCGGAGGACGTCGCGTCTGATCTGCGTGCGGCGGGCTATCCCGTGGTCGGGCCTGTTTCGTCCGTTGCCGCAGCACTTCGGCTGGTCGAGGCCGATAAGGTCGACATGGCGTTGCTGGACGTTCAACTGAACGCCGAAACGAGCCTGCCGATCGCGGAGATATTGCTGACTCGCGGCACTCCTTTCGCGTTCGTAACGGGATATGGGCGGGGCGATCTTCCCGCCCGGTTCCGAAACTGCAAATTCGTGGCAAAACCCGCAAGCGAAGCGGCCATCCTCACTGCCGTGGCCGACCTGGCATCGCTTCGCGCCAAGAAACCGTGA
- a CDS encoding NAD-dependent epimerase/dehydratase family protein: MKRILVTGGCGFIGRHVTQELIAQDYSVRILDALLEQVHAGEAVALPAGAELIKGDIRDREAVAEALEGVDAVIHLASEVGVGQSMYEIARYVGTNDLGTATLLEALIKHPVERIVVASSMSVYGEGLYATPDGRRIDNARRKSSDIKSGQWNPLSPEGEPLSPLPTDEEKPVDLASIYALTKYAQERAVLIFGEAYNIDAVALRLFNVFGAGQALSNPYTGVLANFASRLANGQRPMIFEDGEQKRDFVHVHDVARAFRLALQQRQAKGHVINIGSGRAYAISEVARLLAEAMGTPNRSPELLGKARSGDIRNCFADISKARELLGFEPALQLENSLGDFVSWVRNTAAVDRGAEMKRELEERGLVS, translated from the coding sequence GTGAAACGCATATTGGTTACAGGAGGCTGCGGCTTCATCGGCCGCCACGTCACACAAGAACTCATCGCTCAGGATTATTCAGTTCGCATTCTCGACGCCCTGCTGGAGCAGGTGCATGCGGGTGAAGCGGTCGCGCTTCCCGCAGGTGCCGAACTGATCAAGGGCGACATTCGCGACCGCGAAGCCGTTGCCGAGGCGCTGGAAGGCGTCGACGCCGTCATTCATCTGGCATCGGAAGTCGGCGTCGGACAATCAATGTACGAGATCGCGCGCTATGTCGGCACCAACGATCTCGGCACGGCAACATTGCTTGAAGCGCTGATCAAGCATCCGGTCGAACGGATCGTCGTCGCCTCCTCGATGAGCGTCTATGGCGAGGGCCTCTATGCCACGCCCGACGGCCGGCGCATCGACAATGCAAGGCGCAAGTCAAGCGACATCAAAAGCGGACAGTGGAATCCGCTGTCGCCGGAAGGTGAACCCCTTTCGCCGCTGCCGACGGATGAAGAAAAGCCGGTCGACCTCGCCTCGATCTACGCGCTGACGAAATACGCCCAGGAACGCGCCGTGCTGATCTTTGGCGAAGCGTACAACATCGATGCGGTCGCGTTGCGCCTGTTCAATGTCTTCGGTGCCGGCCAGGCGCTATCAAATCCCTATACCGGCGTGCTGGCCAATTTCGCTTCACGTCTCGCCAATGGCCAACGGCCGATGATCTTCGAGGATGGCGAACAGAAGCGCGATTTCGTTCATGTGCATGACGTCGCCCGCGCCTTTCGCCTTGCGCTGCAGCAACGTCAGGCAAAGGGCCACGTCATCAACATCGGCAGCGGCCGCGCCTATGCGATCAGCGAAGTCGCGCGATTGCTGGCCGAAGCCATGGGAACCCCGAACCGTTCGCCCGAGCTGCTCGGCAAGGCGCGCTCCGGCGACATTCGCAACTGCTTCGCCGATATCTCCAAGGCTCGTGAGCTGCTCGGTTTCGAACCCGCCCTGCAATTGGAGAACTCTCTCGGGGATTTCGTTTCCTGGGTGCGCAACACGGCCGCCGTCGATCGCGGCGCCGAAATGAAGCGCGAACTCGAAGAGCGCGGGTTGGTGTCATGA
- a CDS encoding zinc-dependent alcohol dehydrogenase → MKALTWHGKGDIRCDQVQDPAIEDDRDVIIKVTCCAICGSDLHLMDGYMPTMESGDVLGHETMGEVVEVGRGHSKFKKGDRIVVPFNISCGECWFCQKGLFSLCDRSNPNAKQAAEVMGQSPAGLFGYSHLVGGYWGGQAEYLRVPFADVGPIKVPEGMDDEQVLFLSDIFPTGYMAAENAGIEPGDTVAIWGCGPVGQFAIQSAWMLGAGRVIAIDKVPERLAMAREHGKAETLDFSNSKIYDALMAMTDGRGPDRCIDCVGTEADAGASADSMLDKVKAAAFLGTDRPHVLREAIYCCRKGGTISIPGVYIGLVDHIPFGAAMNKGLTFRMGQTHTQRYLEPLLAKVQTGEIDPSFVITHRAGLEAGPDLYKTFRDKQDGCIKVVMRPHG, encoded by the coding sequence ATGAAAGCCCTCACATGGCACGGCAAAGGCGATATACGCTGCGATCAGGTGCAGGATCCGGCCATCGAGGATGACCGTGACGTCATCATCAAGGTCACCTGCTGCGCCATTTGCGGCTCGGACCTGCATCTGATGGACGGCTACATGCCGACCATGGAATCGGGCGACGTGCTTGGACACGAGACCATGGGAGAGGTCGTGGAGGTCGGCCGCGGTCATTCCAAGTTCAAGAAGGGCGACCGCATCGTGGTGCCGTTCAACATTTCATGCGGCGAATGCTGGTTTTGCCAGAAGGGGCTGTTCTCGCTTTGCGACCGGTCCAATCCCAATGCCAAGCAAGCGGCCGAGGTGATGGGACAATCGCCGGCCGGCCTGTTCGGCTATTCGCATCTGGTTGGCGGCTATTGGGGCGGCCAGGCCGAATATCTGCGCGTACCATTCGCCGATGTCGGCCCGATCAAGGTGCCGGAAGGCATGGATGACGAGCAGGTGCTGTTTCTTTCCGACATCTTTCCGACCGGCTACATGGCAGCGGAAAACGCCGGCATCGAGCCCGGCGACACGGTCGCGATCTGGGGCTGCGGTCCGGTCGGCCAGTTCGCCATCCAGAGCGCATGGATGCTCGGCGCCGGTCGCGTCATCGCGATCGACAAGGTTCCGGAACGACTGGCCATGGCTCGCGAACATGGCAAGGCCGAGACACTCGATTTCAGCAATTCAAAGATCTACGACGCCCTGATGGCGATGACCGATGGCCGAGGGCCGGATCGCTGCATCGATTGCGTGGGTACCGAAGCCGATGCCGGCGCCAGTGCAGACTCCATGCTCGACAAGGTCAAGGCGGCTGCCTTCCTCGGCACCGACAGGCCACATGTGCTGCGCGAAGCAATCTACTGTTGCCGCAAGGGCGGCACCATTTCGATCCCCGGCGTGTATATCGGCCTCGTCGATCATATCCCCTTTGGCGCCGCGATGAACAAGGGCCTGACGTTCCGTATGGGCCAGACCCACACGCAGCGGTATCTCGAACCGCTTTTGGCCAAGGTCCAGACCGGCGAGATCGACCCGTCCTTCGTGATCACGCACAGGGCCGGCCTTGAAGCCGGGCCCGATCTCTACAAGACGTTTCGCGACAAGCAGGACGGCTGCATCAAGGTGGTCATGCGGCCGCATGGGTGA